CAGGACGATGGTCCCGACGGAATACATGCCGAACCCGATGACTGCTTCGGATAAGGCCTGCTCTTGGAAATAGGGCTGATCGCATGGTACCTTGCCCAATCGACAGAAGTAGTCTCGACACATCCCTTCCGAACAAAACAGAAGGTAGCCGACTTCATGACATCTCAGAATTGGCTTCGACCGACTGATGACTTTATTCACCGGCACCTGGGTCCCACAAGGGCCGATATTCAGGAGATGCTGGCAGTGCTCGGCCTCCCCTCGCTCAACACGTTGGCCGATACGGCTATTCCTCCCGACCTTCGTTTTCGTCGGTCCCTGGACATTCCGAACAGCGACGGCGAGCAGGCCGTCCTGGCCCGCCTGAAAGCCATTGCATCCCAAAATAAGGTCTATCGATCGCTGATCGGCATGGGGTACTACGATTGCGTCACGCCGGGGGTGATTCAGCGAAATATTCTAGAAAATCCCGCATGGTATACGCAATACACCCCATACCAAGCCGAGATCTCACAAGGCCGCCTGGAGGCGCTCGTGACCTTCCAAACCATGGTGGCGGACTTGACCGGTCTGCCGCTGGCGAATGCCTCGCTGTTGGATGAAGCGACCGCTGCAGCTGAAGCGATGGCGATGTGTTACACGATCGCCCGCAACGCAGGCGAGGAGCGAAGGGAATTCTTTGTCTCGCGCGACTGCCACCCCCAGACCTTGGCGGTGTTGCGGACCAGAGCTGAACCTCTGGGTATTGTCGTCAAGACCGGCGTCGCCTCGTTCGTTGATTGTTCGCGTCCTCAGCTGTGCGGCATTCTGTTGCAGTACCCGGCTACGGACGGCTATGTGAGCGATTTCAGCACATTGGTCGCGCAGGCTCATGAGGCCGGTGTTCGCGTGGTGGTTGCTACCGATCTTCTGGCCCTGACCTTGCTCCGCTCGCCGGGGGAATTCGGCGCCGATATTGCCGTCGGTTCGACACAGAGGTTCGGTGTGCCGCTTGGCTTCGGTGGCCCCCATGCTGCATTTCTCTCCACCAAAGAGGAATACAAACGGCAGGTGCCTGGTCGCCTTGTCGGTTTCTCAAAAGATGTGACCGGCAAACCTGCCATCAGGCTTTCGCTTCAGACGAGGGAGCAACACATCAGACGGGAGAAGGCTACCAGTAACATCTGTACGGCTCAAGTCCTGTTGGCAGTCATGGCCGCCATGTATGTTGTGTACCATGGGCCGGACGGGTTGCGTCGGATTGCCGAACGTGTCCACGGCCTCACGCTGTTGCTGGCCGAAGGACTGCGCCGGCTTGGGTTCGACGTCCTACCGAAAGTCTTTTTCGATACAGTTCGGGTACCACTGTCCAAGGCGCAAGCGGATCAGATTGCGACGCGCGCTGATGCACAAGGAATCAATTTCCGTCGCTATGACGACGGCTCAATCGGCATCTCGCTCGACGAGGTCAGTACGGAGGAGGAAGTACAGCGCTTACTACAAATCTTCGTCGGTCATGATCAGTTGCCCTTCCGTCTCTCCGACCTCGCTGCCTCCATCGATCTCAGCTACTCATCCACCCTAGCGAGGTCGAGTAAATACCTGACGCATGAGGTCTTTCATCGATATCGTTCTGAGCACGAGATGCTCCGTTATCTCCACCGGTTGCAGGCAAGGGACCTGTCACTCGTCCACTCGATGATTCCGCTGGGCTCCTGCACGATGAAACTGAATGCCACGGCTGAAATGCTGCCGGTGACCTGGCCAGAGTTCGCTCGGCTGCATCCCTTCGCGCCGGCTGAGCAAACGCTTGGCTATCGAACCTTGTTCGGACAGCTCGAATCATGGCTGGCCGAGATTGCCGGATTTGCTGCCTTCTCGCTGCAACCGAACGCCGGATCTCAGGGTGAATATTCCGGCCTGATGATGATCCGAGCCTACCATCGATCGAAGGGAGAAACACATCGCGACGTCTGCTTGATCCCCGTCTCGGCCCACGGCACGAACCCTGCCAGCGCCGCCATGGTCGGCATGGAGGTTGTCGTCGTCGCGTGCGATCGGAACGGAAACGTCGATGTCGCCGACTTGGAGGCTAAGGCCGCTCAATATCGGGACCGATTATCGGCCCTGATGCTCACGTATCCGTCAACCCATGGAGTGTTTGAGGCAAGCGTGCGGCGCATTTGTCAAATCATCCATACCCATGGCGGCCAGGTCTACATCGATGGGGCCAATATGAATGCCATGGTCGGCCTTTGCCGCCTGGGCGACATTGGGGCCGATGTCTGCCATCTCAACCTCCATAAGACGTTTTGTATTCCCCATGGAGGTGGAGGGCCCGGCGTGGGACCGATCGGAGTGGCACGACATCTGGTGCCGTTTCTCCCAGGGCATCCCGTGATCAAGCTTGGTGGGCCTCAATCCATCGGCCCGGTGGCAGCAGCCCCGTTCGGCAGTCCGAGCATTCTTCCGATCTCCTGGGCCTATATCGCCTTGATGGGACGAGACGGATTGACCAAAGCCACAGAGGTGGCCATCCTCAATGCCAACTACATGGCCAAGCGGCTGGAGAAGCATTATTCGATCCTCTATAGGGGGGACTCCGGGCTGGTAGCTCATGAGTTCATCCTGGATCTGCGTGAATTCAAAGAAAGCGCCGGTATCGAGGCGATGGATGTGGCCAAGCGATTGATGGACTACGGCTTCCATGCGCCGACCGTGTCGTTCCCGGTACCAGGCACGCTCATGATCGAACCGACGGAGAGTGAAGCCAAGAGCGAACTCGATCGGTTCTGCGAAGCACTCATTCTGATCCGTGCCGAGATTCAAGAGATCGTCGATGGGCGTCAGCCACGGACGAACAATCTGCTGAAGAACGCGCCTCACACCGCCGCGATCGTAACGGCGACGGAGTGGCATCGCCCCTATAGCCGTGAGCAGGCTGCCTTTCCCGCTCCCTGGATCAGAAACAGCAAGTTCTGGCCGAGCGTGAGCCGTATCGACGAAGCCTACGGCGACCGTCATCTGGTTTGTAGTTGTCCTCCCATGGAAACCTACCAGTCCTAGCAGAGTCGCCTCCTGTATGGCTGTCCGCTGGTCCGCTTGACTCGAATGGACACGCTCGTTCCTTGCCTGACTTTCTGGACAAGCAGTAGAGTACAGCTGTCAGCCATGACCTGGAGGTTCTATGAACGATATTGGACGTCGCGACTTTCTGGTGCGAACGGGATTGGCCTTGGGCGCAGCGGTACTGGCCGGTGCCTCCTCTCGCGCGATTGCCGATCAACCTCCCTCCCTCTACAGGTTCAAAAATTGGGAAGACTTTCGGGCACAGTTTCCATTGGCTCCTCAGCTCGTCCATCTCGCAGCGTTCTTCCTTGCGTCCCATCCCACGCCGGTACGAGAAGCGATCGAACGGCATCGCGCCGGCCTGGACGCGGATCCCATCGGCTATTGGTACCAGCACGAAGAGAAACAAGAAGCGAAGGTCCTCCAAGCGGCGGCCGATTATCTGGGTGCTCAGCCCACAGACATTGCCTTGACCGACAGTACGACGATGGGGCTGGGTCTCCTCTACGGCGGCTTACAGCTTCAAGCCGGACAGGAAATCTTGACGACCATCCACGACCATTATTCGACGGAAACCTCTCTCCGCCTTCGTGCCGAACGCACAGGCGCCAAGGTTCGGCAGATCCCCCTGTATCGTGCACTCAAGACCGTCTCCCGTAACGAGATCGTCGATTCCCTGCGCAAAGGCATTTTGCCCACCACACGCATCGTGGCCGTCACCTGGGTCCATTCCAGCACGGGCCTGAAACTGCCGATCCACGCAATGGCGTTGGCCATCCAGTCAATCAATCAATCCAGAGCAGAACAAGACCGGATCATCTTCTGTGTGGACGGAGTTCACGCGTTGGGGGTCGAAGACTTCCGCCTATCTGAGCTTGGTTGTGACTTTCTTATCGCCGGAACCCACAAATGGATGTTCGGCCCGCGTGGAACCGGTCTCGTCTGGGGCCACCCGAAGGCCTGGCCCATCGCTCAGGCAATTATCCCAACCTTCAATTCGCAAGCTTTTGAGATTTGGCTGAAGAATGGATCACCACACAGTCTTCCGCAATCCACTTATATGACACCCGGCGGGTTCCATTCATTCGAACATCGCTGGGCGCTGGACGAAGCCTTCAAGCTCCATCAAGCCATCGGGAAAGCCAAAGTAACGCAGCGTATCTATGAATTGAATCAACAGCTGAAGCAAGGCTTGGCGGCCATGCCTCATGTCACCCTCCACACACCACTCTCGCAGGATCTTTCGGCTGGGATCGTCTGCTTCGAAGTGGCTGGAATGACTCCTCGTCAGATCGTGGAGAAGCTGCGGCAGCGTAAGATAGTCGGCAGCGTGACACCCTACGCGACGCAGTATGCCAGGCTCGCACCAAGCCTCCTGAACTCACCACAGGAAATCGAAAAGACCTTGGGAGCGATCCGACATCTTCGTTCGTCGTAGACAGGAACCATCAGACACAAGGCCCGTGATATTGGAAGTGCCTCTTTTCAACGCCGATGATAGGGCACACAGAAGCGGTTGGAACAGTGGGCCACTTTCAGATCACCGTTCGTGGCGTCGTAGTAGCTGACCAAGGGTCGGCCATCCGTGCCGATCGTAATCGTCGTGAACTGGCCGATATCGTCCCAGCTCTGGACAGCCGTGTGGGTGACCGTTTCACAGCCGACATCGGCGCAGCGAGCGACTCGTAAGTCCCCGTTCGTGGCATCGTAATAGCTGATCAACCCCCGTTCATCAGCACCAATGGTGATCGAAGAGAATCGACCGATGTCGTCCTGGCTGTGAAGTGTGCCGACTCTGGACGAGCGACAGCCAAGATCTGCGCAGTGGGCCACTTTCAAGTCACCGTTTGTCGCATCGTAGTAACTGATTAAACCAAACCCATCGGCCCCAATCACAACGGAGCCATACTGGCCGACATCGCCCCTACTATCCACCGTGCTTTCTGTCGCGGAACCACAGGCAACATCGACACAATGTGCTA
This region of Nitrospira sp. genomic DNA includes:
- the gcvP gene encoding aminomethyl-transferring glycine dehydrogenase, encoding MTSQNWLRPTDDFIHRHLGPTRADIQEMLAVLGLPSLNTLADTAIPPDLRFRRSLDIPNSDGEQAVLARLKAIASQNKVYRSLIGMGYYDCVTPGVIQRNILENPAWYTQYTPYQAEISQGRLEALVTFQTMVADLTGLPLANASLLDEATAAAEAMAMCYTIARNAGEERREFFVSRDCHPQTLAVLRTRAEPLGIVVKTGVASFVDCSRPQLCGILLQYPATDGYVSDFSTLVAQAHEAGVRVVVATDLLALTLLRSPGEFGADIAVGSTQRFGVPLGFGGPHAAFLSTKEEYKRQVPGRLVGFSKDVTGKPAIRLSLQTREQHIRREKATSNICTAQVLLAVMAAMYVVYHGPDGLRRIAERVHGLTLLLAEGLRRLGFDVLPKVFFDTVRVPLSKAQADQIATRADAQGINFRRYDDGSIGISLDEVSTEEEVQRLLQIFVGHDQLPFRLSDLAASIDLSYSSTLARSSKYLTHEVFHRYRSEHEMLRYLHRLQARDLSLVHSMIPLGSCTMKLNATAEMLPVTWPEFARLHPFAPAEQTLGYRTLFGQLESWLAEIAGFAAFSLQPNAGSQGEYSGLMMIRAYHRSKGETHRDVCLIPVSAHGTNPASAAMVGMEVVVVACDRNGNVDVADLEAKAAQYRDRLSALMLTYPSTHGVFEASVRRICQIIHTHGGQVYIDGANMNAMVGLCRLGDIGADVCHLNLHKTFCIPHGGGGPGVGPIGVARHLVPFLPGHPVIKLGGPQSIGPVAAAPFGSPSILPISWAYIALMGRDGLTKATEVAILNANYMAKRLEKHYSILYRGDSGLVAHEFILDLREFKESAGIEAMDVAKRLMDYGFHAPTVSFPVPGTLMIEPTESEAKSELDRFCEALILIRAEIQEIVDGRQPRTNNLLKNAPHTAAIVTATEWHRPYSREQAAFPAPWIRNSKFWPSVSRIDEAYGDRHLVCSCPPMETYQS
- a CDS encoding aminotransferase class V-fold PLP-dependent enzyme, with protein sequence MNDIGRRDFLVRTGLALGAAVLAGASSRAIADQPPSLYRFKNWEDFRAQFPLAPQLVHLAAFFLASHPTPVREAIERHRAGLDADPIGYWYQHEEKQEAKVLQAAADYLGAQPTDIALTDSTTMGLGLLYGGLQLQAGQEILTTIHDHYSTETSLRLRAERTGAKVRQIPLYRALKTVSRNEIVDSLRKGILPTTRIVAVTWVHSSTGLKLPIHAMALAIQSINQSRAEQDRIIFCVDGVHALGVEDFRLSELGCDFLIAGTHKWMFGPRGTGLVWGHPKAWPIAQAIIPTFNSQAFEIWLKNGSPHSLPQSTYMTPGGFHSFEHRWALDEAFKLHQAIGKAKVTQRIYELNQQLKQGLAAMPHVTLHTPLSQDLSAGIVCFEVAGMTPRQIVEKLRQRKIVGSVTPYATQYARLAPSLLNSPQEIEKTLGAIRHLRSS